In Rhodospirillum rubrum ATCC 11170, a genomic segment contains:
- a CDS encoding prephenate dehydrogenase, with the protein MGQTAFLADHPRFHRPAPAGTPLAVRRPSGLAAKPTLGLIGLGAFGAFCVPHLSRFFHILGHDPARDGAARALALGVLPATLAEAAAASIVIPAVPVAVLAEVTAAIAPHLRPGALVVDVCSLKVEPMAVLERILPAGVIVVGTHPLFGPASGAKGIKDLRVAVCPGHGPAGAKAEDRVAAFLARRLGLAVHRVSAVEHDRQMAYVQGLTHLLARIVTKLDVPEMSLATGTFDHLMRMVHTVDRDSEALFRTITEANPFVGDLKARLGAITAEVCAPRDGAELQPPALSSALAASGVSTSISTDAPSARASIATSQV; encoded by the coding sequence ATGGGCCAAACGGCCTTCCTTGCCGACCATCCCCGCTTCCATCGCCCGGCCCCGGCCGGAACTCCCCTCGCCGTCCGCCGTCCGAGCGGCCTTGCCGCCAAGCCCACCCTGGGGCTGATCGGCCTGGGGGCCTTCGGCGCCTTTTGCGTGCCCCACCTGTCGCGCTTCTTCCATATCCTGGGTCACGATCCGGCTCGCGATGGCGCGGCGCGCGCCCTGGCGCTTGGCGTGCTTCCGGCCACCCTGGCCGAAGCGGCGGCGGCGAGCATCGTCATCCCGGCGGTGCCGGTGGCGGTGCTGGCCGAGGTGACGGCGGCGATCGCCCCCCATTTGCGCCCGGGCGCCCTGGTCGTCGATGTCTGCTCGCTTAAAGTCGAGCCGATGGCCGTGCTCGAACGCATCCTGCCCGCCGGCGTCATCGTCGTCGGCACCCATCCTTTGTTCGGACCGGCGAGCGGCGCCAAGGGCATCAAGGATTTGCGGGTGGCCGTCTGCCCGGGTCACGGTCCGGCCGGAGCCAAGGCCGAAGACCGGGTGGCTGCCTTCCTGGCGCGCCGGCTGGGGCTGGCCGTCCACCGGGTCAGCGCCGTCGAGCATGATCGCCAGATGGCCTATGTCCAGGGGCTGACCCATCTGCTCGCCCGCATCGTCACCAAGCTTGATGTGCCCGAGATGAGCTTGGCGACCGGCACCTTCGATCACCTGATGCGCATGGTCCATACGGTCGATCGCGATTCGGAAGCGCTGTTTCGCACCATCACCGAGGCCAATCCCTTCGTTGGCGATCTCAAGGCCCGCCTGGGGGCGATCACCGCCGAGGTCTGCGCCCCGCGCGACGGCGCGGAGCTTCAGCCCCCGGCGCTCAGCAGCGCCTTGGCGGCTTCGGGCGTGTCGACATCCATCAGCACGGACGCGCCCTCGGCCAGGGCGTCCATCGCCACCTCGCAGGTCTGA
- a CDS encoding encapsulin-associated ferritin-like protein, with translation MAQSSNSTHEPLEVLKEETVNRHRAIVSVMEELEAVDWYDQRVDASTDPELTAILAHNRDEEKEHAAMTLEWLRRNDAKWAEHLRTYLFTEGPITAIEAADTAGEGSGGDAAKGATAQGDGSLGIGSLKGEAALARPPRL, from the coding sequence ATGGCGCAGTCGAGCAATAGCACCCATGAACCCCTCGAGGTGCTGAAGGAAGAGACCGTCAATCGCCACCGGGCGATCGTGTCGGTCATGGAGGAACTGGAAGCCGTCGATTGGTACGACCAGCGCGTCGATGCCTCGACCGATCCCGAGTTGACGGCGATCCTCGCCCATAATCGCGACGAGGAAAAAGAACACGCGGCGATGACCCTGGAATGGTTGCGCCGCAATGATGCGAAATGGGCCGAGCATCTGCGGACCTATCTGTTCACCGAGGGGCCGATCACCGCGATCGAAGCCGCCGATACGGCGGGCGAGGGATCGGGCGGCGACGCGGCTAAGGGGGCGACGGCCCAAGGCGATGGATCGCTGGGCATCGGCAGCCTGAAGGGCGAAGCGGCCCTAGCCCGTCCACCCCGGTTGTAA
- a CDS encoding family 1 encapsulin nanocompartment shell protein, translated as MNDLMRDLAPISAKAWAEIETEARGTLTVTLAARKVVDFKGPLGWDASSVSLGRTEALAEEPKAAGSAAVVTVRKRAVQPLIELCVPFTLKRAELEAIARGASDADLDPVIEAARAIAIAEDRAVFHGFAAGGITGIGEASAEHALDLPADLADFPGVLVRALAVLRDRGVDGPYALVLGRTVYQQLMETTTPGGYPVLQHVRRLFEGPLIWAPGVDGAMLISQRGGDFELTVGRDFSIGYHDHDAQSVHLYLQESMTFRCLGPEAAVPLRGLSQAATKA; from the coding sequence ATGAACGATCTGATGCGTGACTTGGCGCCGATCTCGGCCAAGGCCTGGGCGGAAATTGAAACGGAAGCGCGCGGGACCCTGACGGTCACCCTGGCGGCGCGCAAGGTGGTGGACTTCAAGGGACCGCTGGGCTGGGACGCCTCGTCGGTGTCCTTGGGGCGGACCGAGGCTTTGGCCGAGGAGCCCAAGGCGGCGGGAAGCGCCGCCGTGGTCACGGTGCGCAAGCGCGCCGTTCAGCCGCTGATCGAGCTCTGCGTGCCTTTCACTTTGAAGCGCGCCGAGTTGGAGGCGATCGCCCGCGGCGCGTCGGATGCCGATCTTGATCCGGTGATCGAGGCCGCCCGCGCCATCGCCATCGCCGAGGACCGCGCCGTGTTCCACGGCTTCGCCGCCGGCGGCATCACCGGCATCGGCGAAGCCTCGGCCGAGCATGCCCTGGATCTGCCCGCCGACCTCGCCGATTTCCCCGGCGTGCTGGTGCGCGCTCTGGCGGTGCTGCGCGATCGCGGCGTCGATGGCCCTTACGCCCTGGTGCTGGGCCGCACCGTCTATCAGCAGCTGATGGAAACCACCACGCCGGGCGGCTATCCGGTGCTTCAGCACGTGCGCCGGCTGTTCGAAGGCCCGCTGATCTGGGCCCCGGGTGTCGATGGCGCGATGCTGATCAGCCAGCGCGGCGGCGATTTCGAACTGACCGTTGGCCGCGATTTCTCGATCGGCTATCACGATCACGACGCCCAGTCCGTGCATCTTTATCTGCAAGAAAGCATGACCTTCCGCTGCCTTGGCCCCGAAGCCGCCGTGCCGCTGCGTGGCCTGTCCCAGGCCGCCACCAAGGCATAA
- a CDS encoding type II toxin-antitoxin system Phd/YefM family antitoxin, with protein MRVVTFSEARNSLKATLDRVVEDADYTVIARRDAPDAVVMSLDTFNSLMETVHLLRSPANAAHLARSIAHYRQGQVAARDLVDNE; from the coding sequence ATGCGTGTCGTGACGTTCTCGGAAGCTCGCAACAGCCTCAAGGCCACCCTTGACCGGGTCGTTGAGGATGCGGATTACACGGTTATCGCCCGCCGCGATGCGCCCGACGCCGTAGTGATGTCCCTCGACACCTTCAACAGCCTGATGGAAACGGTCCACCTGCTGCGCTCGCCGGCCAATGCCGCCCATCTGGCCCGCTCCATCGCCCACTATCGCCAGGGCCAAGTCGCGGCGCGCGATCTGGTCGATAATGAATAG